Proteins from a genomic interval of Rhodococcus rhodochrous:
- a CDS encoding SPFH domain-containing protein has translation MDVVQSPVTVERPGPSSNGWSVLIAALVAIAVGAGLIGWGAVDVTVPLIVAGGVIVVLALVALAGLVLVEPNEARVLQLLGSSYTGTLREPGLRWMNPLNTRRKISTRIRNHETGRAKVNDADGNPIEISAVIVWQVEDTARAVFDVDDFEEFVAVQTEAAVRHIAGSYPYDAAPEVMSLRQNADEITTKLSAEVHDRVQSAGIRVIETRINQLAYAPEIAQAMLRRQQAGAVIAAREQIVKGAVSMVGTALARLEAEHTVELDEERKAAMVSNLLVVLCGDQSAQPVLNTGSLYQ, from the coding sequence ATGGATGTCGTGCAGTCGCCCGTGACCGTCGAGCGGCCGGGCCCCTCGTCCAACGGCTGGTCGGTGCTGATCGCCGCTCTGGTCGCAATCGCCGTCGGCGCCGGACTGATCGGCTGGGGAGCGGTGGACGTCACCGTCCCGCTGATCGTCGCCGGTGGCGTCATCGTCGTGCTCGCCCTCGTGGCACTCGCCGGACTCGTCCTCGTCGAACCGAACGAGGCCCGCGTCCTCCAGCTCCTCGGCAGCTCGTACACCGGCACCCTGCGCGAACCCGGTCTGCGCTGGATGAACCCGCTCAACACCCGCCGCAAGATCTCCACCCGCATCCGCAACCACGAGACGGGCAGAGCCAAGGTCAACGATGCCGACGGCAACCCCATCGAGATCTCGGCGGTCATCGTGTGGCAGGTCGAGGACACCGCGCGCGCCGTCTTCGACGTCGACGACTTCGAGGAGTTCGTCGCCGTCCAGACCGAGGCCGCGGTCCGCCACATCGCCGGTTCGTACCCGTACGACGCTGCGCCGGAAGTGATGTCGCTGCGTCAGAACGCCGACGAGATCACCACCAAGCTCTCGGCCGAGGTCCACGACCGCGTGCAGTCCGCCGGTATCCGCGTCATCGAGACCCGCATCAACCAGCTCGCCTACGCACCCGAGATCGCCCAGGCGATGCTGCGACGTCAGCAGGCCGGCGCCGTCATCGCCGCCCGCGAGCAGATCGTCAAAGGTGCCGTCTCGATGGTCGGCACCGCCCTGGCCCGCCTCGAGGCCGAGCACACCGTCGAACTCGACGAGGAACGCAAGGCCGCGATGGTCTCGAATCTCCTCGTCGTGTTGTGTGGAGACCAGAGTGCTCAGCCCGTCCTCAACACGGGATCGCTGTACCAGTAG
- a CDS encoding DUF2332 family protein: MAGTARREGATDETGRYAVLYPALAEAAHRVGATAIGLIDVGRPAALNLCVDRVGITYSDGVFLGDPDSPVQESCSIVHGGSVPDRAMPPVVARVAVTRHRPDVEDALLAEDAPVRFCGDVVELLPEAIAAVPEGALPVVTTTWALSRLAIARRPSFVDRLREAAGKRTVAWVSAEGVGVAPSVPTLGDRPASGHSIVGIALYEGAEQRVDAVARCWSRGRILDWFH, translated from the coding sequence ATGGCCGGCACGGCACGACGGGAAGGTGCCACCGACGAGACGGGTCGCTACGCGGTGCTCTATCCCGCGCTCGCCGAGGCGGCCCACCGCGTAGGCGCGACCGCGATCGGTCTGATCGACGTGGGACGCCCCGCGGCGCTGAACCTGTGCGTCGACCGAGTGGGCATCACCTACAGCGACGGGGTGTTCCTGGGCGACCCGGATTCTCCTGTGCAGGAGAGCTGTTCGATCGTCCACGGCGGGTCGGTTCCCGACCGGGCGATGCCTCCGGTGGTCGCGCGCGTCGCCGTGACGCGCCACCGCCCCGACGTCGAGGACGCCCTGCTCGCCGAGGACGCACCCGTCCGGTTCTGCGGCGACGTCGTGGAGCTGCTGCCCGAGGCGATCGCGGCGGTACCCGAGGGTGCCCTGCCGGTCGTGACGACCACCTGGGCGCTGTCGCGTCTGGCGATTGCGCGGCGCCCGTCGTTCGTCGACCGCCTTCGCGAGGCTGCCGGGAAGCGGACGGTCGCGTGGGTGTCGGCCGAGGGTGTCGGTGTCGCGCCGTCGGTCCCGACGCTCGGTGATCGTCCGGCCTCCGGCCACAGCATCGTCGGCATCGCGCTGTACGAGGGTGCCGAGCAACGGGTGGATGCGGTGGCGCGCTGCTGGTCGCGGGGCCGAATTCTCGACTGGTTTCACTGA
- a CDS encoding TetR/AcrR family transcriptional regulator gives MEPATTSPPEQRIADAVLALLRTKGPKAVTIEAVANLAGMARTTIYRRYRDRSEMLKAVMEPLTRPTAPAPEATAEELLRWVVEQSRLSVDEGIGLGGLAALVTEQEPWFTELMRSLLMRHRQVLAETIRRHCDDGTVCADLDVETFLDCVVGAYFAEQARRGEVDEDWPARITRTLLPTFAA, from the coding sequence ATGGAACCCGCGACGACATCCCCACCCGAACAGCGGATCGCCGACGCCGTGCTCGCACTGCTGCGCACGAAGGGGCCCAAGGCCGTCACGATCGAGGCCGTCGCGAACCTCGCGGGCATGGCTCGGACCACGATCTACCGCCGGTACCGGGACCGCAGTGAAATGCTGAAGGCGGTGATGGAACCCCTCACCCGGCCGACGGCACCGGCACCGGAGGCCACGGCCGAAGAGCTCCTGCGGTGGGTGGTGGAGCAGTCCCGCCTCTCCGTCGACGAGGGCATCGGGCTCGGGGGGCTCGCGGCGCTCGTCACCGAACAGGAACCGTGGTTCACCGAGCTGATGCGGTCACTGTTGATGCGCCACCGGCAGGTGCTCGCCGAGACGATCCGACGCCACTGCGACGACGGAACCGTCTGCGCCGATCTCGATGTGGAGACCTTCCTGGACTGCGTGGTCGGGGCCTACTTCGCCGAGCAGGCGCGCCGCGGCGAGGTGGACGAGGACTGGCCCGCTCGCATCACGCGGACCCTGCTACCGACCTTCGCCGCCTGA
- a CDS encoding SPW repeat protein, with protein sequence MSARTSWPGGIALFLGLLTMSSSFWTETTALGRGATLGFGALASIYALWSLIARDPTKDHWALSVVGLAMLVSPWVGQFAGDGAAWTAWISGALIMALGATAYLADDSADLTRRVEHEERANYEAALR encoded by the coding sequence TTGTCTGCTCGCACGTCGTGGCCGGGAGGAATCGCGCTGTTCCTCGGCCTGCTCACCATGTCGTCCTCGTTCTGGACCGAGACCACCGCACTCGGCCGCGGAGCGACCCTGGGATTCGGTGCGCTGGCAAGCATCTATGCGCTGTGGTCGCTGATCGCGCGCGATCCCACGAAGGATCACTGGGCCCTGTCGGTGGTGGGTCTGGCCATGCTGGTCTCGCCGTGGGTCGGGCAGTTCGCGGGCGACGGCGCCGCATGGACCGCGTGGATCTCCGGTGCGTTGATCATGGCCCTCGGTGCCACCGCCTACCTTGCGGACGATTCGGCCGACCTCACGCGACGAGTCGAGCACGAGGAGCGGGCGAACTACGAGGCCGCCCTGCGCTGA
- a CDS encoding enoyl-CoA hydratase, protein MIGISRDGDVVTVELQREERRNALNTQLCVEIREAVDKAVADDARVVVITGRGTSFCAGADLSGDVYAEGFTDSLAETLRTIVEAPIPVIAAVNGPAIGAGTQLTLAADLRVVAPTARFSVPAARLGISVDRWTVRRLASLIGGGPARAVFLAAEPVHAEEALARGLANRIGDLADAQAWAHEIAKLAPLSLNAMKLFLNDDGTRDEATPEQTAALAAAWLSEDAQEARLARAERRDPIFRGR, encoded by the coding sequence ATGATCGGGATCAGCCGCGACGGCGACGTCGTGACCGTGGAACTGCAACGCGAGGAGCGTCGTAACGCGCTCAACACGCAACTGTGCGTGGAGATCCGCGAAGCGGTGGACAAGGCCGTGGCGGACGACGCGCGTGTCGTGGTGATCACCGGGCGGGGCACGAGCTTCTGCGCCGGGGCCGATCTCTCCGGCGACGTCTACGCCGAAGGGTTCACCGACAGCCTCGCCGAGACGCTGCGCACCATCGTCGAGGCCCCGATCCCGGTGATCGCGGCCGTCAACGGCCCGGCCATCGGTGCCGGCACCCAGCTGACGCTCGCGGCGGATCTGAGGGTCGTGGCGCCCACTGCACGTTTCTCGGTTCCTGCTGCGCGCCTGGGCATCTCGGTGGATCGGTGGACGGTCCGGCGACTCGCCTCGCTCATCGGCGGCGGTCCGGCACGCGCGGTCTTCCTCGCCGCCGAACCCGTCCACGCCGAGGAAGCTCTCGCGCGTGGGCTCGCCAATCGCATCGGCGACCTCGCCGACGCGCAGGCATGGGCGCACGAGATCGCGAAGCTCGCGCCGCTGTCGCTGAACGCGATGAAGTTGTTCCTCAACGACGACGGCACCCGCGACGAGGCCACGCCCGAGCAGACCGCCGCACTCGCCGCGGCGTGGCTCAGCGAGGACGCCCAGGAGGCCAGGCTCGCTCGTGCCGAGCGCCGCGACCCGATCTTCCGCGGACGATGA
- a CDS encoding MBL fold metallo-hydrolase, with protein sequence MNIRSAVSAALAGAGTLWVARAVNGLPGSIGASVSDIRPYAAASPRYRDGRFHNTDPASVLGPEAAGGFAKDLLTRGSRGRPRTEVPLSTYLAPVDAAELAVTWFGHSTALVEVDGYRVLCDPVWSERVSPSPTVGPARLHPAPVELQTLPRLDAVVISHDHYDHLDRFTVESLAVLQPTVRFVVPLGVGAHLRRWRIAEERIVELDWDEHVEVDGLRITCTEARHFSGRGLQRNITLWSSWVFTGPTRRVFFGGDSGYTPRFADVGEAYGPFDLTLLPVGAYDKRWPDVHMNPEEAVRTHLDLGGVDRRDSLLVPVHWGTFDLAFHAWSEPITRLLPAARESEVTTAVPMPGQRIDVSKSDASKPVAVDPWWLTSS encoded by the coding sequence ATGAACATCCGGTCCGCCGTCTCGGCCGCGCTCGCCGGAGCGGGCACGCTGTGGGTCGCGCGCGCCGTGAACGGCCTGCCCGGTTCCATCGGCGCCTCGGTCTCCGACATCCGTCCCTACGCCGCCGCGTCGCCCCGCTACCGCGACGGTCGTTTCCACAACACCGACCCGGCGTCCGTGCTCGGCCCCGAGGCGGCGGGCGGTTTCGCGAAGGACCTGCTCACCCGCGGATCGCGGGGGAGACCTCGCACCGAGGTGCCGTTGTCGACCTATCTCGCGCCGGTCGACGCGGCGGAACTCGCCGTGACGTGGTTCGGGCACTCGACCGCCCTCGTCGAGGTCGACGGCTACCGGGTGCTGTGCGACCCGGTGTGGAGCGAACGCGTGTCACCCTCACCCACCGTCGGCCCGGCACGTCTGCATCCGGCGCCTGTCGAACTGCAGACCCTGCCGCGTCTCGACGCGGTGGTGATCTCGCACGACCACTACGACCATCTCGACCGGTTCACGGTCGAGAGCCTCGCCGTGCTGCAACCGACCGTCCGGTTCGTCGTGCCGCTCGGGGTGGGCGCGCACCTGCGCCGCTGGCGGATCGCCGAGGAACGCATCGTCGAACTCGACTGGGACGAACACGTCGAGGTGGACGGCCTGCGCATCACGTGCACCGAGGCCCGGCATTTCTCCGGGCGCGGCCTGCAGCGCAACATCACGTTGTGGTCGTCGTGGGTGTTCACCGGGCCGACGCGCCGGGTGTTCTTCGGCGGTGACAGCGGCTACACCCCGCGGTTCGCCGACGTCGGCGAGGCCTACGGTCCGTTCGACCTGACATTGCTGCCCGTGGGTGCCTACGACAAGCGATGGCCCGACGTGCACATGAACCCCGAGGAAGCGGTGCGCACGCATCTCGACCTCGGTGGCGTCGACCGTCGCGACAGTCTGCTGGTCCCCGTGCACTGGGGAACCTTCGACCTCGCCTTCCACGCCTGGTCGGAGCCCATCACCCGGTTGCTGCCCGCCGCGCGGGAGTCGGAGGTGACCACCGCGGTGCCGATGCCGGGTCAGCGGATCGACGTGTCGAAGTCCGATGCGTCGAAGCCCGTCGCGGTCGATCCGTGGTGGCTCACGTCGAGCTGA
- a CDS encoding HAD-IC family P-type ATPase: MAVEEPTTVVGTDEAPVLASDHAATGLSTEQVAERVARGLTNDVPDRASRSVKDIVRANVFTRINAILGVLLLIVLATGSIIDGMFGLLIIANSGIGIIQEVRAKRTLDKLAIVSQTKPVVRRDGVAAPIAPREVVLDDIIELGPGDQLVVDGEVVEAQGLELDESLLTGESDPVHKVPGSTVMSGSFVASGSGSYRATKVGRDAYAARLAEEASKFTLVKSELNAGINKILRFITYLMIPAGLLIIYNQLFSSGESLGPALSGMVAALVPMVPEGLVLMTSIAFAVGVVRLGRRQCLVQELPAIEGLARVDVVCADKTGTLTENGMRLSDLEPLDGSNLDEARAALAALAADDPRPNASVLAIAEAFPTAPGWGEPTAVAPFSSAKKWSGQSYGTHGNWLLGAPDVLLDPGTEAARRAEELGSSGLRVLLLACSDRPVDDELAPGTVTPVALVVLEQRVRPDAKPTLEYFAGQQVDVKVISGDNAIAVGAVASSLGLPGSASPIDARSLPEGENELADVVEGSTTFGRVRPDQKRSMVGALQSRGHTVAMTGDGVNDVLALKDADIGVAMGSGSPATRAVAQIVLLDNKFATLPYVVAEGRRVIGNIERVSNLFLTKTVYSVLLAFLVGMSGVLSQVFDFEPLPYPFLPRHVTIAAWFTIGIPAFLLSLAPNNERARSGFVSRVMRLAIPSGVVVGVATFVCYVLVYGGPEQTEQQKIQAGTSALITLLIIALWVLAVVARPYQWWKIALLAGSVLGYVILFSVPFTREFFALDPSNVAYSTIAVTCGLIGVVLVEALWWVSGRLHGERRRLFAAPDDLLPGVH, translated from the coding sequence ATGGCAGTAGAAGAGCCCACGACGGTGGTGGGAACGGACGAGGCGCCGGTCCTCGCATCCGACCATGCAGCCACCGGGCTGTCCACCGAGCAGGTCGCCGAGCGTGTGGCACGTGGCCTCACCAACGATGTCCCCGACCGCGCGTCCCGATCGGTCAAGGACATCGTCCGGGCCAACGTGTTCACCCGGATCAACGCGATCCTCGGGGTGCTGCTGCTGATCGTGCTGGCCACCGGCTCGATCATCGACGGCATGTTCGGTCTGCTGATCATCGCGAACAGCGGCATCGGCATCATCCAGGAGGTGCGCGCCAAGCGCACCCTCGACAAGCTGGCCATCGTCAGCCAGACGAAACCCGTCGTGCGCCGGGACGGCGTCGCCGCACCGATCGCTCCGCGCGAGGTGGTCCTCGACGACATCATCGAGCTCGGCCCCGGCGACCAGCTGGTCGTCGACGGCGAGGTGGTCGAGGCCCAGGGTCTCGAACTGGACGAGTCGCTGCTGACGGGCGAGTCGGATCCCGTGCACAAGGTGCCCGGTTCGACGGTCATGTCGGGCAGCTTCGTCGCCTCCGGCTCCGGCTCCTACCGTGCGACGAAGGTCGGTCGCGACGCCTACGCGGCGCGACTCGCGGAAGAGGCGAGCAAGTTCACACTCGTGAAGTCGGAGCTGAACGCGGGCATCAACAAGATCCTGCGTTTCATCACCTACCTGATGATCCCCGCGGGTCTGCTCATCATCTACAACCAGCTCTTCTCCAGCGGCGAGTCGCTCGGCCCCGCGCTGAGCGGCATGGTCGCCGCCCTCGTGCCGATGGTGCCCGAAGGTCTCGTGCTCATGACGTCCATCGCGTTCGCGGTCGGTGTCGTCCGCCTCGGACGTCGTCAGTGCCTCGTTCAGGAGCTGCCGGCGATCGAAGGCCTCGCGCGCGTCGACGTGGTGTGTGCCGACAAGACCGGCACGCTCACCGAGAACGGCATGCGCCTGTCCGATCTCGAGCCCCTCGACGGCAGCAACCTCGACGAGGCCCGCGCCGCCCTGGCCGCGCTCGCGGCCGACGACCCGCGTCCGAACGCCAGCGTCCTCGCGATCGCCGAGGCGTTCCCCACCGCCCCCGGCTGGGGCGAGCCCACCGCGGTCGCGCCGTTCTCGTCGGCGAAGAAGTGGAGCGGCCAGTCGTACGGCACCCACGGCAACTGGCTGCTCGGCGCACCCGACGTGCTGCTCGACCCCGGCACCGAGGCGGCGCGACGCGCCGAGGAACTCGGCTCGAGCGGGCTGCGGGTGCTGCTCCTCGCATGCAGCGACCGCCCGGTCGACGACGAACTCGCCCCCGGCACGGTCACGCCCGTCGCGCTCGTCGTCCTCGAACAGCGGGTGCGCCCGGACGCGAAGCCGACCCTCGAGTACTTCGCCGGCCAGCAGGTCGACGTCAAGGTCATCTCCGGCGACAACGCGATCGCCGTCGGTGCGGTCGCCTCGTCGCTCGGCCTGCCGGGTAGTGCGTCTCCCATCGACGCGCGTTCCCTGCCGGAGGGCGAGAACGAACTCGCCGACGTCGTCGAAGGCTCGACGACCTTCGGCCGGGTCCGTCCCGATCAGAAGCGCTCGATGGTCGGCGCGCTGCAGTCGCGCGGCCACACCGTCGCGATGACCGGCGACGGCGTCAACGACGTGCTCGCCCTCAAGGACGCCGACATCGGAGTCGCGATGGGGTCGGGCAGTCCCGCGACCCGCGCGGTCGCACAGATCGTCCTTCTCGACAACAAGTTCGCGACGCTGCCCTATGTGGTGGCCGAGGGTCGCCGGGTCATCGGCAACATCGAACGCGTCTCCAACCTGTTCCTCACCAAGACGGTGTATTCGGTGCTGCTCGCCTTCCTGGTAGGCATGTCGGGTGTGCTGTCGCAGGTGTTCGACTTCGAGCCGTTGCCCTATCCGTTCCTGCCGCGGCACGTGACGATCGCGGCGTGGTTCACCATCGGCATCCCCGCTTTCCTGCTGTCGCTGGCACCGAACAACGAGCGGGCACGCTCGGGCTTCGTCTCCCGCGTGATGCGGCTGGCGATCCCGTCGGGGGTGGTCGTCGGTGTGGCGACCTTCGTCTGTTACGTGCTCGTCTACGGCGGCCCGGAGCAGACCGAGCAGCAGAAGATCCAGGCCGGCACCTCGGCCCTGATCACCTTGCTGATCATCGCGCTGTGGGTGCTCGCCGTGGTCGCCCGCCCGTACCAGTGGTGGAAGATCGCGCTGCTCGCCGGTTCGGTGCTCGGCTACGTGATCCTGTTCTCGGTGCCGTTCACCCGGGAGTTCTTCGCACTCGATCCGTCGAACGTCGCGTACTCGACGATCGCGGTGACGTGCGGGCTGATCGGAGTCGTTCTCGTCGAGGCCCTGTGGTGGGTGTCGGGACGTCTCCACGGGGAGCGCCGCCGCCTGTTCGCCGCCCCCGACGATCTGCTGCCGGGCGTACACTGA
- a CDS encoding antitoxin translates to MGFMDSVKGLVNKGKDYASKNPDKADQFIEKAGDQVDGRTGGKYAQHVDKAQDAARRHLGTTDNPAPGAQPGPGGEPGPEGGPGPEAQPGPRQP, encoded by the coding sequence ATGGGTTTCATGGATTCGGTGAAGGGCCTTGTGAACAAGGGCAAGGACTACGCCTCGAAGAACCCCGACAAGGCCGATCAGTTCATCGAGAAGGCCGGCGACCAGGTGGACGGACGTACCGGCGGGAAGTACGCGCAGCACGTCGACAAGGCGCAGGATGCGGCCCGTCGACATCTGGGTACCACCGACAATCCCGCACCGGGCGCGCAGCCCGGACCTGGCGGGGAGCCCGGTCCGGAGGGTGGTCCCGGCCCCGAAGCGCAACCGGGTCCGCGTCAACCCTGA
- a CDS encoding TIGR03885 family FMN-dependent LLM class oxidoreductase: protein MTLIGFHASHEQASPSRLLEDVRLAEAAGFGAAMCSDHIEPWSHRQGHSGFAWSWLGAALATTDLRFGVVTATGFRYHPVVTAQATATLASMFPQRFWFALGSGEHCNERMSGVAWPPKEERQQLLGENLDIVRRLHAGEVVDHDGAVKVDRGRVWDRPETPPDILLPALTPETAGRFADRVDGLVTVNAPLEELRRILGAYRDGGGRGRTVLQVHLSWAPTRERAREIAREQWATNALPPDLMAELATPEEFEARAAELDDGDLEGAVIVSDDPAEHVDRLCEFAELGFDEIYLHHVGPDQRPFIDTFGDTVLPYLP, encoded by the coding sequence ATGACGCTGATAGGTTTTCACGCCTCACACGAACAGGCGTCCCCATCCCGCCTGCTCGAAGACGTCCGGCTCGCGGAAGCGGCCGGTTTCGGGGCGGCCATGTGCTCGGACCACATCGAACCGTGGTCGCACCGCCAGGGACACTCGGGGTTCGCGTGGTCGTGGCTCGGAGCGGCCCTGGCCACCACGGACCTACGTTTCGGCGTCGTCACCGCGACCGGCTTCCGCTACCACCCCGTCGTCACCGCCCAGGCCACCGCCACTCTGGCATCGATGTTCCCGCAGCGCTTCTGGTTCGCACTCGGCAGCGGCGAGCACTGCAACGAACGTATGTCCGGAGTCGCCTGGCCACCCAAGGAGGAACGGCAGCAACTCCTCGGCGAGAACCTCGACATCGTGCGACGCCTGCACGCGGGCGAAGTCGTCGACCACGACGGCGCGGTGAAGGTCGACCGCGGACGGGTCTGGGACCGGCCGGAGACTCCTCCCGACATTCTGCTTCCCGCACTGACTCCCGAGACGGCCGGTCGTTTCGCCGACCGGGTCGACGGGCTCGTCACCGTGAACGCCCCGCTCGAGGAGCTGCGGCGGATCCTCGGCGCCTACCGCGACGGGGGCGGACGCGGACGGACCGTGCTGCAGGTCCATCTGAGTTGGGCGCCCACGCGGGAGCGCGCTCGGGAGATCGCACGGGAACAGTGGGCGACGAACGCCCTACCGCCGGACCTCATGGCAGAACTCGCCACGCCCGAGGAATTCGAGGCCCGCGCCGCCGAACTCGACGACGGCGACCTCGAGGGCGCGGTGATCGTGTCCGACGATCCCGCCGAACACGTCGACCGCTTGTGCGAATTCGCCGAACTCGGTTTCGACGAGATCTATCTGCACCATGTGGGGCCGGATCAGCGCCCGTTCATCGACACCTTCGGCGACACCGTACTGCCGTACCTGCCGTGA
- a CDS encoding glycoside hydrolase family 15 protein, with product MIPARDDDGYADLRTYAALGDGDTVALVAEDGSVDWYPVPLLDSHPVFARLLDAPAGGSVELQPVDEFTVERAYVPGTNVLSTVFTTAQGRVRVTDSIDTGVAGRLPWGELARRVEGLDGEVAMRWTVAPGTGLGRYQPWCDRTEHGPVLRVGTVSIGVRTSGTGEPVIEHCSIGGGFVTSAGSRHLIAVLSTENEPLPLPDADAIDANIDRTVDRWKQWSSLLHYDGPWADAVIRSALALKLLQNRSGAIAAAATTSVPESPDGEKNWDYRFAWVRDAAYTLHALIRLGDREEVHAAMSWLLRVVRDQGADAEVFTRLDGGTPDDERRLDVPGWRGIGPVVEGNRAAGQVQLGIYGDLFEIVTLYSSEGYVLDIATARLLARIADHTCDVWQQADHGIWELLDRQHYTNSKMSCWHALDRAVHLAEVGQIPGTADRWRRERDLIRDWIEENCWSDELGCYTAYPGTDRLDASVLLGAVGGYDRGPRMQATCDALRRELGRGPLLYRFSGADKEEGTFVACAFWMVAALAETGRADEAAELMGELVPLANDVGLYSEMIAEDGTFLGNLPQGLSHLALMTAALTLIEKY from the coding sequence GTGATCCCAGCCCGCGACGACGACGGCTATGCGGACCTGCGCACCTACGCCGCGCTGGGCGACGGCGACACCGTCGCCCTCGTCGCCGAGGACGGTTCGGTGGACTGGTATCCGGTACCGCTCCTCGATTCGCACCCCGTCTTCGCACGACTGCTCGACGCACCGGCGGGCGGTTCCGTCGAGTTGCAGCCTGTCGACGAGTTCACCGTCGAACGCGCATACGTGCCGGGCACGAACGTGCTGAGCACCGTCTTCACCACCGCACAGGGCCGGGTCCGGGTGACCGACTCGATCGATACGGGTGTCGCCGGGCGGTTGCCCTGGGGTGAGCTCGCCCGCCGCGTCGAAGGCCTGGACGGCGAGGTCGCGATGCGCTGGACGGTCGCCCCCGGCACCGGACTGGGCCGGTACCAGCCCTGGTGCGACCGAACCGAACACGGACCCGTCCTGCGCGTGGGGACCGTGAGCATCGGGGTCCGCACGTCCGGCACCGGTGAACCGGTGATCGAGCACTGCTCGATCGGCGGCGGTTTCGTCACCTCGGCCGGATCCCGGCACCTGATCGCTGTGCTGTCGACGGAGAACGAACCCCTGCCGTTGCCCGACGCCGACGCGATCGACGCCAACATCGACCGTACCGTCGACCGGTGGAAGCAGTGGTCGTCGCTCCTGCACTACGACGGACCGTGGGCCGACGCGGTGATCCGGAGCGCGCTCGCACTGAAACTGTTGCAGAACCGATCGGGCGCGATCGCCGCAGCGGCGACGACGTCGGTCCCGGAAAGCCCGGACGGCGAGAAGAACTGGGACTACCGTTTCGCCTGGGTGCGCGACGCCGCCTACACCCTGCACGCGCTGATCCGTCTCGGCGATCGCGAGGAGGTGCACGCCGCGATGAGCTGGTTGCTCCGCGTGGTGCGCGATCAGGGCGCCGATGCGGAGGTGTTCACCCGGCTCGACGGCGGAACTCCCGACGACGAACGGCGGCTGGATGTTCCGGGTTGGCGCGGTATCGGCCCGGTGGTCGAGGGGAACAGGGCCGCAGGCCAAGTGCAGCTCGGGATCTACGGCGACCTGTTCGAGATCGTGACCCTCTACAGCAGTGAGGGTTACGTGCTCGACATCGCGACCGCGCGTCTGCTCGCCCGCATCGCCGACCACACCTGCGATGTCTGGCAACAGGCCGATCACGGCATCTGGGAGCTGCTCGACCGCCAGCACTACACGAACTCGAAGATGAGCTGCTGGCACGCGCTCGACCGCGCCGTCCATCTCGCCGAGGTCGGGCAGATCCCGGGAACGGCGGATCGCTGGCGCCGCGAACGCGATCTCATCCGCGACTGGATCGAAGAGAACTGCTGGTCGGACGAACTGGGTTGCTACACCGCCTATCCCGGCACCGATCGGCTGGACGCGTCCGTCCTGCTCGGAGCCGTCGGCGGATACGACCGGGGTCCGCGCATGCAGGCCACCTGCGACGCCCTGCGACGGGAACTCGGTCGCGGGCCGCTGCTCTACCGGTTCAGCGGCGCCGACAAGGAGGAAGGGACGTTCGTCGCCTGTGCGTTCTGGATGGTCGCGGCACTGGCCGAGACGGGACGGGCCGACGAGGCCGCCGAACTGATGGGCGAACTCGTACCGCTCGCCAACGACGTGGGCCTGTACTCGGAGATGATCGCCGAGGACGGCACTTTCCTCGGCAATCTCCCCCAGGGACTGAGCCACCTCGCACTCATGACGGCTGCACTGACCCTCATCGAGAAGTACTGA